A region of the Abditibacteriota bacterium genome:
GTGGAGCTGGCAAACGGCATATACCTGAAAGGCGAAGGCAAAAAGGCCGTGTCCATCACCATAACGAGGCACGACTTCGTGCCCTTCAGCATGTGGCACGGCTGCCGCATAGAGGGCATGTGCTTCAACTACCCCAACAATCAGGAGACCATACACCCCAAAAAGGCGGAGCCCACCATCATGCTCCGGGGCTGCAACCCCGAGGTGGTGGACGTGTCCTTCGGCGGCTCCTGGACCTGCATCTCCACTCCCGAGGGCGTGGAGACCAACGCCGGCGGCGGCCTCTTCAGGGACATCAACGGCTGGAGCCATTACAGAGGCATAGTCATCTCCGGCGCCATGGACATCAACAAATTCGAGAACATCCACTGGTTCGTGGGGGGCACCACCGTGTCCGACCAGGCATTTTACGCCAAAAACCGGGTCTGCTTTGACTTCGGCAGACAGGACGGCGTCATGATGAACCAGTGCTTCACCATCCTGTCCAAGACCTTCTATCAGCAGCGGCCCACCATCAAGGTGGACGGCAAAAACGAGACTGCCCACTCCCTGCCCCACTTCATCTCCAACTGCTGGGTGGAGCACGTGCAGAACGGCTTTATCTTCGAGGGCAACGGCGGCTTTGCCATCGACTCCTGCCAGATACTCACCTACCCCGGCGGCGTGGGGATAAACGTGTCGAACGACATGATATTCTACAACGCTTCCGTGACTTCCACCCAGGTCCGCTGCACCGGCGGCGGCAATCTCATCGGGCTCATCTACGACCCCAAGAAAAGCCACCCCAGGACCAAGCTGTCCGTGTCGGACTTTCAGGTGATCGACGGCTATCCCGCCGTGAAGATAGGCAAGAACGCCCGCAACTTCACCATGCTGGGCTCCCACCTGATGGCCTCCGGCGGCATCTGGATCGAAAAGGGCGCCGACAAGCTGATGATCTGCAATAATATCATCGACTACTGGCCCGGCGGCTACAGCATCAAGAATCCCAACAAGCCCGGGGACTCCATCATCATCAAGGACAACATAGAGCACAAGATCAAGGAGTTCTGACCCCCGGCCGGGGAAAGGGGCCTGTCCCGTGCAAATACAGCGTCACTTCGTCGGTGAGGGCGTTCTGCCCTCACCGGCAGGAAGCCCCCTGCGATCTGCGGTTTTTCGGGGACCCCGAAGTTTTGGCCGGGATGACCACAGGAACACCACACCCCTCGACCGCCCTCACGGGCGGAGAAAGGACACACTCTATGAACGACAAGGACATACTGCTGGCGGACGGCGGCGGCGAATGGTTTTTGTACAAGACCCCCGGCGGCGCCTATTACGTGCGCTACACCAAGGAGTTTTTTATGCGAAGGAGCGGCCTGGTGCCCTCGTTTGAGGTCGATCGTCTGCCTCTCATCGAAGAGGTCTCCGAGGAGGAGGCCCGGGAGATCTGGCAGGACATCAGGGACTATTACGGCACCGCGGGCAGCGTCTTCGGAGAAGAGGTCACATGAAGTTTGAATTGCTGCAGACGGACTCCGGCGCCAGGCTCGGCAGGCTGACGCTGAACCACTCCGTGGCGGAGACTCCCGTCTTCATGCCCATAGGCACCTGCGCCTCCGTGAAGGCCATGAGCCAGGAGGAGCTGCGGGAGATGGATTTCCGCATCATCCTGGGCAACACCTACCACCTGTATCTGCGCCCCGGCACCGACGTGCTGGAGGCGGCGGGAGGCATACACCCCTTTATGAGCTGGGACCGGAGCGTGCTGACCGACAGCGGCGGCTTTCAGGTGTTCAGCCTGGCGGAGATACGGAGGATCACCGAGGAGGGGGTCATGTTCCGCTCCTACGTGGACGGCTCCTGGCACCGGTTCACTCCGGAGAACGTCATGGACATCCAGCGCAGGATAGGCTCGGACATAGTCATGTCCTTTGACGAATGCATACCCTATCCCTCCACCTACGGCTACGCCCTGTCCTCCACCCTGCGGACCCACCGATGGGCCCAGCGGTCCAGGGCGGCCCATGACCCTTCCCAGGCCTTTTTCGGCATAGTCCAGGGCTCCACGTATCCCGACCTGCGGGAATACAGCGCCAAATTCATGACCGACCTGGACACGGACGGCATAGCCATAGGCGGCGTGTCGGTGGGCGAAGGCCCGGAGCTGATGATGAAGGCTCTGGACTGGAGCATGCCCCACATCGCCGAAGACAAGCCCCGTTATCTCATGGGCGTAGGCACTCCCGAGGACGTCATAGAGGCCGTCATGAGGGGCGTGGATATGTTTGACTGCGTGCTGCCCACCCGTCTGGGACGCAACGGCAGCATGTACACCTCCCGGGGCAGGATCAACATACGCAACAACCGGTTCGTCAAGGATTTCGGCCCCATAGACCCCGAGTGCGGCTGCCCCGTGTGCCGCCGCTATTCCGCCGCCTACATCAGGCACCTGTGCAAATGCGAGGAGATACTGGCGGCCCGGCTGGCCACCTATCACAACATCTATTTTTACGGCAGGCTCATGCAGCGGATCAGGGAGGCCATCCGCCGGGGCAGGTTTCTCGCCTTCAGAGAAGAGTTTTACGCCAAATACCGGGCGGGAAAGGAGCGGGACCTGTGACGCAAAACGAGCTGGGCTATACGCCCGAAGAATACCGGAAGTTCTGCCGCCACGGCCTGGGCTACCTCATCCTGTTCAGCATGCTGTATATGTCCCTGTATTGCTGCCGGCTGAATCTGCCCAATGCCGCCCCGGCTTTTCTGGAGCGGGGCTTCACCAAGCCTGACATAGGCATATTTACCTCCGCCCTGTTCTGGGCCTATGCCATAGGTCAGATATTCAACGGCCGCCTGGCCGAGACCTTCGGCGCCACCCGGTTCGTGGTGGTGTCGGTGGCTCTCTCCATCGTGGCCAATCTGTTTTTCGGCCTCCAGTCTTCCCTCATAGTCATGACCATCATCTGGGGAGTGAACGGCTACGTGCAGTCCATGGCCTGGGTGCCCGGCATCAGCAACATAGCCCGGTGGTTCCCCGGCAAGCGCCGGGGCTTTGCCATGGGCTTTGCCGACGCCTTTTCCGGGCTGGGCCAGGGAGCGGCCACCCTGTCGGTGGCGGCAGCCCTGTCGCTGCTGCCCTCCCTGGGCTGGAAGGCGGCCTTTTTCCTGCCGCCGGTGTTCCCGGCGGTCATGCTGCTCATATTCGTCCTGTTTGCCAGGGACTGCCCCGCCGCCGTGGGGCTGAAGGACTACGCCGAGCCAAACCCGGACACAGCCGCCGCCGAGACGGAGATGAAGCGGCTCATAGCCGAAAAGGGCTTTTTCTACCCCTACAGGCACGTGCTGTCGGACCGCACCTTTTTGCTGTGGCTCCTGATATGCTTTCTCATAGGCATGGTCCGATACGGCCTGACCATCTGGATACCCCTCTATTTTGTAGAGCGCTTTGACATAGACATCACCAAGGGCCTGCTGCAGTCCCTGGCCCTGCCTCTCGGCATGGGTCTGGGAGCCCTGACCGTGCCCACCCTGACGGACAGGCTGTGCCCCGGCAACAGGCTGCCCGCCGTGATGGTCAGCGCCGTGGCCGGCGCCGTCGTCATCGAATCCTTTGTGCTCATCACCCCCGACAGCGCCTTTATGCTGGTCCTCGCCGAGCTCCTGCTGTTTTTGGCAGGCTTTTGCGTCTATTCCGCCTGCGGCACCATCTGGGCCTTTGCCGCCGACATGGGCGGCCGGGTCTTCGGAGGCACCTGCTCGGGCGTCCTCAACTTCGGAGCCTATATGGGCGCCGCCGTCCAGAGCATAGTGTACGGCTTTTTGCTGGACCAAAAGGGCTGGCCCTGGGTGTTCATGACCATAGCCGGCTTTTGCGCCGCCATCTCCCTGCTGGCCTTCCTGCACACCCTCACAAACAAACTCATAAAAAAAGACGCCGAAAAAGGCGCCTGACCGCCCCGGCAGCCTCATTTGCCCCCCGCAGTATGCTATAATAAAAAAAACCGCCGCTGCGGGGCGGCGTCCGGAGGCTGCTCTCCCGCGCTCCATCGCAGCAGACCCGGCAGTCCCGGCGCGCGGAT
Encoded here:
- a CDS encoding MFS transporter; the protein is MTQNELGYTPEEYRKFCRHGLGYLILFSMLYMSLYCCRLNLPNAAPAFLERGFTKPDIGIFTSALFWAYAIGQIFNGRLAETFGATRFVVVSVALSIVANLFFGLQSSLIVMTIIWGVNGYVQSMAWVPGISNIARWFPGKRRGFAMGFADAFSGLGQGAATLSVAAALSLLPSLGWKAAFFLPPVFPAVMLLIFVLFARDCPAAVGLKDYAEPNPDTAAAETEMKRLIAEKGFFYPYRHVLSDRTFLLWLLICFLIGMVRYGLTIWIPLYFVERFDIDITKGLLQSLALPLGMGLGALTVPTLTDRLCPGNRLPAVMVSAVAGAVVIESFVLITPDSAFMLVLAELLLFLAGFCVYSACGTIWAFAADMGGRVFGGTCSGVLNFGAYMGAAVQSIVYGFLLDQKGWPWVFMTIAGFCAAISLLAFLHTLTNKLIKKDAEKGA
- the tgt gene encoding tRNA guanosine(34) transglycosylase Tgt, which translates into the protein MKFELLQTDSGARLGRLTLNHSVAETPVFMPIGTCASVKAMSQEELREMDFRIILGNTYHLYLRPGTDVLEAAGGIHPFMSWDRSVLTDSGGFQVFSLAEIRRITEEGVMFRSYVDGSWHRFTPENVMDIQRRIGSDIVMSFDECIPYPSTYGYALSSTLRTHRWAQRSRAAHDPSQAFFGIVQGSTYPDLREYSAKFMTDLDTDGIAIGGVSVGEGPELMMKALDWSMPHIAEDKPRYLMGVGTPEDVIEAVMRGVDMFDCVLPTRLGRNGSMYTSRGRINIRNNRFVKDFGPIDPECGCPVCRRYSAAYIRHLCKCEEILAARLATYHNIYFYGRLMQRIREAIRRGRFLAFREEFYAKYRAGKERDL